A single region of the Hippopotamus amphibius kiboko isolate mHipAmp2 chromosome 6, mHipAmp2.hap2, whole genome shotgun sequence genome encodes:
- the LOC130856048 gene encoding transmembrane protein 230-like, which translates to MVPTLTNVAAGIPSSKVKYSKLSSPDGGHMSLKFKKSPTNIPYKAIACATLQFLIGAFLIITGCLLLAGYISKTGANRAFPVLTVGILVSLPGCYHLIIAYKAHRGCQGYSYRDLPDCDD; encoded by the exons ATGGTGCCCACTCTTACCAACGTGGCTGCTGGGATCCCCAGCAGCAAAGTGAAATACTCGAAGCTCTCCAGCCCTGACGGTGGACACATGAGC TTAAAGTTTAAGAAGAGCCCTACTAACATTCCTTATAAGGCCATTGCCTGCGCCACCTTACAATTTTTGATTGGTGCTTTTCTCATTATTACGGGCTGCCTGCTGCTGGCAGGCTACATCAGCAAAACTGGCGCCAACCGAGCATTTCCAGTTCTGACTGTTGGCATCCTCGTGTCCCTCCCGGGGTGTTACCACCTGATCATCGCCTACAAAGCGCACCGAGGCTGCCAGGGCTACTCCTACCGCGATCTTCCCGACTGCGATGACTAG